The following are encoded together in the Pseudomonas maumuensis genome:
- the hisF gene encoding imidazole glycerol phosphate synthase subunit HisF — protein MALAKRIIPCLDVDNGRVVKGVKFENIRDAGDPVEIARRYDEQGADEITFLDITASVDGRDTTLHTVERMASQVFIPLTVGGGVRTVQDIRNLLNAGADKVSINTAAVFNPEFVGEAADRFGSQCIVVAIDAKKVSGPGETPRWEIFTHGGRKPTGLDAVEWAKKMEGLGAGEILLTSMDQDGMKNGFDLGVTRAISDALGIPVIASGGVGNLQHLADGILEGHASAVLAASIFHFGEYTIPEAKAYMASRGIVVR, from the coding sequence ATGGCACTGGCCAAGCGCATCATCCCTTGCCTGGACGTGGACAACGGCCGGGTGGTCAAGGGCGTCAAGTTCGAGAACATCCGCGATGCCGGCGACCCGGTGGAGATCGCCCGGCGCTACGACGAGCAGGGCGCCGACGAGATCACTTTCCTCGACATCACCGCCAGCGTCGATGGCCGTGACACCACCCTGCATACCGTCGAGCGCATGGCCAGCCAGGTGTTCATCCCGCTGACCGTGGGCGGTGGCGTGCGCACTGTGCAGGACATCCGCAACCTGCTCAACGCCGGCGCCGACAAGGTGTCGATCAACACCGCCGCGGTGTTCAACCCGGAGTTCGTGGGCGAGGCGGCGGACCGTTTCGGTTCGCAGTGCATCGTCGTTGCCATCGACGCCAAGAAAGTCTCCGGCCCGGGCGAAACGCCGCGCTGGGAGATCTTCACCCACGGTGGGCGCAAGCCTACCGGGCTGGATGCGGTGGAGTGGGCGAAGAAGATGGAAGGCCTGGGGGCCGGTGAGATCCTGCTGACCAGCATGGACCAGGATGGCATGAAGAACGGCTTCGACCTGGGCGTGACCCGCGCCATCAGCGATGCGCTGGGGATTCCGGTGATTGCTTCCGGTGGCGTGGGTAACCTGCAGCACCTGGCCGACGGCATTTTGGAAGGGCATGCCAGCGCGGTGCTGGCGGCGAGCATCTTCCACTTTGGCGAGTACACGATACCGGAAGCCAAGGCCTACATGGCTTCGCGCGGGATCGTCGTACGCTGA